The genomic window TAATAATTTTAGTGGAAATGATTCTGAAAATATTAGTAAAGTTTCTTTTGTATGTAAAACAGAAGAAATTAAAAAAATTAATGATAAAAAGGAAGAAAAAAAATTAGAGATTAGAGCTAAAGATAATAAAGAGAATATTAGTATAAAACCATTAAAGCAATCATTAGCAGAAGTAGTTTTAAGCATTTTTCATAAATAATTTTAAATAGGGAATAATAGGGGATAACTTTTAAGTTATCTCCTATTTTTTAAATGTACAGGAAAGTATAAAAATTTTGAAGGCTGAAAATTAGATATTATCTAGCTTTTAGCCTTCAAATATGTTAGATTAATTATAAATTAGAGGTTTAACAGATGAAAAAAGGTAAGATAAAAAGAATATTAGAAGACCATTGGAAAGAGTTTGAAAAGTTATATAAAAATAAGATTAGACCTAATGTTAAAAAGGAAGTAGAAAAAGTTTTAAAGTGTAAAGATACAAAGTATGGATTTATTGAATTGAAGTGTAATAATTGTAATACTACAAAGAGAATCGGATTTACATGTAAAAGTAGATTTTGTACTTCATGTGGAAAGATTTATACGGATAATTGGATTGATAATATGTTGGGAAATTTAATAAATGTTAGGCATAGACATATAGTTTTTACTATACCAAAAGAATTAAGAGAATTCTTTGGACTGGATAGACAAAGACTTAAGATATTGCCGAAGTGCGCAGCGAGAGCTGTTACGAGTTGGATGCATAGTTTAAATAGAAAGGAGGAATTCACACCAGGTATAGTAACTGTAATACATACATTTGGAAGAGATTTAAAGTGGAATCCTCATGTACATATGATGGTTACAGAAGGAGGGAGAGGAAATATAACAGAATGGAGGCATATAAGGCACATATCTTATGAATCATTAAGAAAAAGATGGCAAAAGGTTTTGTTAGATGAAATAACTTATATAAATGGAAATACAAAAGAAATTAAATTACTAAAAAATAAACTATATAAAGAGAAAGATAAAGGTTTTTATGTTCATGCTAAAACTGAGATAAAATCAGCGAAGACAGCAGCAAAATATGTAGGGAGATATGTGGGACGTCCTGCGATAGCGGAATCAAGGATTCTTAAATATGATGGTGAAAATGTGACTTATAAATATACTAGACATGAAGATAATAAGGTCATAGTTGAAACTGTACATGTATATGAGTTCATAAAAAGAATAATAAGACATATTCCAGAGAAAAATTTTAAAATGATAAGATACTTTGGAATTTATTCTAGAAGAAGCAAAGGAAAATTTAATTTTATAAAAATGATAGATGAAAAGATATTAAGTATAAGAAGATCTATAGCAACTTGGGAGAATAGAATACTGGCAATAAGTGGTGTAAATCCGTGTAAATGTCCTAACTGTGGTAATAAAATGAGATTTCATGATATTGTATATCCTAAATATGGGTCCATGAGGGAACGGCTGAGAATTAAGATTATAGAAGAGAATGAAGAAAAATTAGAAAAGGCTATAGAAAATTATGCTATTACTAAACGTATATTAAGTGGTAAAATAATTCCGAAAACAACTTAGTTGGAGGAAGTAAGATGAAAACAGAGGAAATATTATATATTTGTACTATTTGCGGAGCTAAAGAAAATATTCCTAAAGAAGTAGTTGAATATTTTGATGAAATGGATCAAAGCAATGTTGATGAACCACCATGCTTTTCATGTGAAAAGTGCGGAGGAGTAATGAGGCCTAAAGAGTATACTGGAGTATATGGAATAAAGTATTAATTAATAGGAAAAATATAGCATAGAACAGATATCGGTTCTATGCTTCTTAAGGTACTTAAAATTAAATTCCCGAAGGGAGCGTGGCGAAAGCCACTTTTTTATTTTTGTTGTTTAAAAAAGAAAATATTTGGAAATAATATCACTAAGGAGTGATTTTATGGAAAATAAGAATAATAAAAAGAAGATAGGTATAGCAATTTCAGCTATAACAGTATTAGTAATATGTTTTTGTATAAGTTATTTTGTTACTGATTATATGAGAAATCAAGAGAAAGCTAGGATAAAAGAGGAACAAGAAGAGGAAAAAACCGTTTATAATCAATTAAGTAAAGTTGTAAAAGATAGTGCTACAGTTATATTAAAAACTGAAGATAAGATAGATACAGAAGAGCAAATGTCAGCTCTAAAAGAGCGTTTAAATTTAACTGGGGATGTAACAAAGGAAATGTTATCGGAAGTATTAGGAAAACAAGGATATAAAATAGATGAAATGTCAGATATGAAGTATATTTTTAAAAGATCAGAAGAGGACTCTAATAAGGTAGAACCTAATAAATTTTTTATAGGTGAAAAAGATGGTTTTTTAGCTGTTTATAAAAGTGATGAGAGCGGGAAGTTAGCCATAACATCAGAAAAAGATGTATTCAGAGATAAAAAGAGATTAAAGGATTTACCGGAGAGAGAGCAAAATAAAATTAAAAACTTTGAATTTATGTATGATACAAGAGAAAAAGCTATTGAAGATATAACAGAATTAATATCATAAATAAGTAGTAAGGAATAACAACTATAAATAAGGGAATAAATAAAATATACAAAAAGGCATTAGCTTTAAATTTAGGAGGTATTTTTTTATGAATGTTAGCCCTTATTATAATTATTTATTAGTTATGACAGATGGAAGTACAAAAGGCTTTAATGATTTAGAGACTGCTAAGGGTTATATAAATATTTATTATGAGGATAGAATAAAGAAAAGCTCATTAAAGAGAGATTATCATGATATAACAGAGCTTCCGGGACAATTTAGGAATAATATTTGCCAGCATATGGGTGTTGGTGAAGGTGAATGTAGAGTATATGATTTAGATGATTTTATAGAAAAACTAAGAGAACAATTAGTTTTTGATGATGAAAAGGAAGAAATAATATCTAAATTATTACAAAAAGATATAAGTTTAAACATATACGATTATTCATTAGATAATATACTAACAGATGTTAAAGTTATAAATATGATTGAACCTTATGGAGAAGTTTGATTTTATATAAAGCCTAATAAATATAAGAATTTAAAAGGATAGAAATTATAAATTTTCTATCCTTTTTTATGTTATAATCGTAACCTATTTAATTATACTGTGGTGTTGAATTATTTAGCCTATAGTGATAAAGTATAAGTTAGGTTTATTGTAAATGTGGAGGGGTTTAGTATGTATGAATATATAAAAGGTAAATATATGGGGATTAATAAAGATTATATTGTTGTTGAAAACAATGGATTAGGTTATAAAGTTTTTACATCAGGTGCTACAATGTCCTCCATGCCTAAAGTAGGAGAAGATATAATGTTATATCTTGAACAAATTGTTAGAGAAGATTTTTTAGGTCTTTATGGTTTTGATTCAAGAGAAGAACTAGAAATGTTTAAAATGTTATTAAGTATAAATGGTGTAGGAGCAAAAGCAGCTTTATCATTATTATCTATAAGCAGAATAAATAATCTAAAATATGCTATAATGATGGGTGATGATAAGCATTTATGTAGAGCACCGGGTATAGGAAAGAAAACAGCTGGAAGAATTATTCTAGAATTAAAGGATAAATTAAAACCAGATGAGTTAATTGATGATATAGAAAACGTAGAATCAATTGAAAATATAGAGAAATATAATGTAAATGTTATTAGTGAAGCATTAGGAGCTTTACTTGCTCTAGGGTATTCAGAAAAAGAAGCAGAAAGCGCCTTAAGAAAGGTTAATAAAGATGATACTGTTGAAAATATAATAAAAAGTTGTTTAAAAGTTTTAATGGGATAGAGGTGAAGTTATGGAAAGAATAATAACACCTGAAGAGATTTTAGAAGATAGTAATGGATTAAGTTTAAGACCTCAAACTATAAATGAATATATTGGTCAAGATAAAGTAAAAGAAAGACTAAATATATTTATTAAGGCTGCTAAAAATAGAGGTGAAGCATTAGATCATGTTCTTTTATATGGTCCACCAGGACTTGGGAAAACCACCCTTGCTAATATAATAGCAAAAGAAATGGGGGGAGAGCTTAAAATAACTTCAGGTCCTGCAATCGAAAGAGCTGGTGATTTAGCTGCTATATTAACTACCCTAAAAGATAATGATGTATTATTTATAGATGAAATACATAGGCTTAATAGAAATGTAGAAGAAATATTATATCCTGCTATGGAGGATTATGTTTTAGATATAGTAATTGGTAAAGGTGCAGCTGCAAAGTCTATAAGACTTGATTTACCGAAGTTTACACTTATTGGAGCGACAACTAGAATAGGAATGTTAACATCACCTCTTAGAGATAGATTTGGCGTACTTTGTGATATGGAATATTATACAGAAGAACAATTAAAAGATATAATAATAAGATCAGCATTTGTGCTTAATTGTGATATTACTGAGGAAGGCGCTTTAGAACTTGCAAGAAGATCTAGAGGAACTCCAAGAATTGCAAATAGATTATTAAAGAGAGTCAGAGATTATGCTGAAGTGTATTCTGATTCTTTAATAAGTTTTAAAGAAGCAAAGGCAGCTCTTGAACTTCTGGAGGTAGACAATAAGGGCTTTGATAGAGTAGATAATAAAATATTAGAAGCAATAATAGATAATTTTGATGGAGGCCCTGTTGGAATAGAAACATTATCCTATTTTATTGGAGAAGAGCTTGGAACAATTGAAGATGTTTATGAGCCATATTTACTTCAAACAGGATTTATAGTTAGAACAGCAAGGGGAAGAATTGCTACGGAGAAAGCTTATGAACATTTAGGAAGAAGTAAAGGGAAAAAGAAACAGAAGGATGCACAACAAACATTTTTTAAATAGATATAAATTAAGTGTACTTATGAAGTTAGGAGAGTAAATATGAAAGTTAGTGATTTTGATTTTTATCTACCAGAAGAGCTTATAGCTCAGCACCCATTAGAGAGAAGAGATTCTTCAAGATTAATGGTTTTAGATAGAAATACTGGGGATGTGGAGCATAAGCATTTTCATGATATAATTGAATATTTAAATGAAGGTGACACTATTGTTTTAAATAATACTAGAGTAATGCCTGCAAGACTTATAGGAGAAAAAGAAGGTACTGGTGGGAAAATAGAGTTTCTTCTATTAAAAAGAATAGAAGGAGATAAATGGGAGTGTTTAGCAAAACCAGGTAAAAAAGCAAAAATAGGTCAAAAATTTGTTTTTGGAAGCGGAAAGCTTAACTGTGAAGTAATAGATATAATTGAAGAAGGAAATAGAATAATTGAGTTTTCATATGAAGGAATTTTTGAGCAGGTTTTAGATGAATTAGGAGAAATGCCACTTCCACCATATATAACAGAAAGATTAGAAGATAGAGAAAGATATCAAACAGTTTATTCTAAGGAAAAGGGATCAGCAGCAGCTCCAACAGCAGGATTACATTTTACAGAAGAATTATTAAATGAAATAAAAGCTAAGGGAATTAATATAGCTTATTTAACTTTACATGTTGGACTTGGAACATTTAGACCAGTTAAGGCTGAAACTATAGATGAGCATGTAATGCATTCGGAATATTATTCATTAGATGAAAAAGATGCAGAAATAATAAATGATACTAAAATAAGAGGAAATAGAGTAATTTCAGTTGGCACAACATCAACAAGAACTTTAGAAACTATTGCAAATGAAGATGGATTAGTAAGGCCTCAAAGTGGATGGACTAACATTTTTATATATCCAGGATATAAATTTAAAGTTGTAGATAATTTAATTACAAACTTTCATTTGCCAGAATCAACATTAATAATGTTAGTATCAGCATTAGCAGGTAAAGAAAATGTTATGAATGCTTATAAAGAAGCAGTAGAGGAAAAATATAGATTCTTTTCCTTTGGTGATTCTATGTTTATAAAGTAAAGTTTACTAGAGAAAAAGGAAGTGTGAATTAGTGAGTAAAAAAAGATATACATTATTAAAAAAAGATGGAGAAGCAAGAAGAGGGAGATTTGAAACACCTCATGGAACAATAGAAACTCCAGTTTTTATGAATGTTGGAACTTGTGCAGTAATTAAAGGGGCAGTTTCAACAATGGACTTAAAGGAAATAGGATGTCAAGTTGAACTATCAAATACATATCACCTTCATTTAAGACCATCAGATAAAGTTGTTGCTAATTTAGGTGGTTTACATCAATTTATGAATTGGGATAGACCTATTCTTACAGATTCAGGTGGATTCCAAGTATTCTCATTATCAGGTATGAGAAAGATAAAAGAAGAAGGAGTATATTTTTCTTCACATATAGATGGAAGAAAAATATTTATGGGACCAGAAGAGAGTATGCAAATTCAAAGTAATCTTGCATCTACTATAGCTATGGCTTTTGATGAGTGTATTCCTAATCCATCAACTAGAGAATATGTAGAAAAGTCAGTTGCAAGAACTACAAGATGGCTTGAAAGATGTAAAAATGAAATGGATAGGCTAAATTCACTTGATAATACTATAAATAAAGAACAAATGCTTTTTGGTATAAACCAAGGTGGATGTTATGAAGATATAAGAATTGAACATGCTAAAACAATTACAAAAATGGACTTAGATGGATATGCTATTGGTGGTTTAGCAGTTGGAGAAACTCATGAAGAAATGTATAGAATAATAGAAGCGGTAGTACCACATCTTCCAGAAGATAAACCTATTTATTTAATGGGAGTTGGAACACCTGAAAATATTTTAGAAGCTGTTGACAGAGGAGTAGATTTCTTCGATTGTGTTTTACCAGCAAGAAATGGAAGACATGGGCATGTATTTACTAAAAATGGTAAGATAAATCTTATGAATGCAAAATTTGAATTAGATACAAGACCAATAGATGAAGGATGTCAATGTCCAGCATGTAAAAGTTATACAAGAGCATATATAAGACATTTATTTAAAGCGAAAGAAATGCTAGCTATGAGATTATGTGTTCTTCATAATTTATATTTTTATAATAAACTTATGGAAGAGATAAGGAATGCCATCGATGGTGAATATTTTAAGGAATTTAAAGAACAAAAGCTTAAAGAATGGAATACTAAAGCTTAAAAGTAAGATATATTATTTTGAATAGTTGACAATACTATATAAATGAAGTATATTACTTTATATGAAAAAAAGTTCATAAAAGCGTTTAGAAAGGAATGTTGAAAATGAATTTATTTATAACGTTATTACCAATTATTTTAATGTTTGGACTTATGTATTTATTACTTATATTACCTGAAAAGAAGAGAAATAAAAAGTACAATGAAATGCTTTCACAATTAGAGAAAAATGATGAAGTTATGACTAGAGGTGGAATCATTGGTAAGATAATAATTATAGAAGAAAACAATGTAATTATAGAAACTAGTGCAGAAAGAACAAAAATTAAAGTTTCTAAAACTGGAATAGCAACAAAATTAAATAAAGAAGATTAGAATATTACCCGCTGATATATCATAAGATTAATTATCAGGGGGTGATTTTATATGGATTTTAAAAGTTACTTTCGAAGTGTTTTGAAAGGTATGGTTGGAGCTTTAATTATAACTGTTTTAATTACTGCTATATTTTCTTTAATTATGACAAAGGTATCCTTTAGTGAAGGTGTTTTTAACGTCATTTATGTTGTAATTTCATGTATAGCTTTAGTTATAGGTAGTATAATTGGAGCAAAAGCACATGGTAGTAAGGGATGGATAGTAGGATTAGGAGTTGGCATTACATTTTACATAGCATTATACATAATAGGCATTATTTGTGGTGTAGAAGCTAGTCTTGCTATGTATGATTTAATAAAATTTGCTTTATGTGTTTTAATAGGAACTTTATCAGGAATGCTTGGAATAAACCTTTAAAATTATAAAAAAACTTCAACATATGTTGAGGTTTTTTTTGTTTATTAAAATTTTGTAACAATTTAGAAAATATTCCTTGGTTATTCAAAAATTTAGCAATTTATCTTGATATTAGTTGACATAAGTAATATAATTTAGAGTGAAAACGAAAAAAGAGGGGGAAAAACATGAAAGCAAAAGGCAAAGGTAAAGGCAAAAGCTTAATAATATTTTTACTCTGTGTAATTGCTATATTTTCTTTAGCATTTGCAGGCTTTAAGGGTTTTAAAATTGCGGGATGGGAGTTTAAGTCATTCGATAAAGTTATAACCAAAGGATTAGATCTACAAGGTGGAGTTTCTGTATTAATGGAAATACAGGATGAAAATTCTTCAAGAGATGACCTTGAAAAAACAAGACAATTATTAGAGCTTAGAGTTAATAAGTTAGGAGTTGCTGAAACCACTGTAGCAACAGAGGGAGAAAAAAGAATAAGAGTAGACATTCCAGGGAAATTTGACTCAAATGAAATTGTTGATAGTTTGGGTAAAACAGGAAATCTAACATTTAAAGATCCAAGTGGAAATGTAGTTTTAACAGGAAAAGATGTTAAAGAAGCTACAGCAATGTTAGATCATCAAACTAATAAACCTGTAGTTTCGCTTAAGTTAAATGAAGAAGGTCAAAAGAAATTTGCAGATGCAACTTCAAAAAATATAGGAAAACAGATATCAATATCAATGGATGAAGAAGTGATTTCAAGTCCAACAGTACAAAATGCTATTACAGATGGAAATGCAATTATAACAGGAAGTTCAACAATTGATGAAGCTAAAAATTTATCTGGACTTATAAATTCAGGTGCACTACCTGTATCAATTAAAGCTGTATCAGTTAATAATGTTGGAGCACAATTAGGATCAGAAGCACTTCCTAATGCTATGAAAGCTGGAGTAGTAGGTATAGCACTAATATTTATATTTATGATAATTTACTATAGAGTACCAGGAATATTATCCTGTATAGCTTTAGTTTTATATACAACATTAGTTCTTTTAATTTTTGCAGAAGTTGGAGCAACTTTGACATTACCAGGTATAGCAGGATTCTTACTTACAATAGGTATGGCAGTAGATGCAAATGTGCTTATATTTGAAAGAATAAGAGAAGAATTAGCAAAAGGAATTAGTATTAAAAGTGCTGTTAAGAAAGGGTTTGAAAATGCCTTATCATCAATTGTAGATTCTAACGTAACTACAATAATAGCAGCATTAGTATTATACTTTATAGGATCAGGAGCTGTTAAGGGTTTTGCTGTAACACTTATGATAGGTATATTAGTAAGTATGTTTACAGCCTTAATAGTTACTAAGCTTTTAGTAAACTTATCAGTTGAAATAGGCCTTTTAAAAGATATTAGACAATTTAGAGTAAAGAGGGGGGCTAAAAATGCTTAAAATAATAGAAAAAAGTAAGATTTGGTTCTCAATTTCATTAATAATAATTTTAATAGGCTTAGGATTTATATTTACAAGAGGTCTAAACTTTGGAATAGATTTCAAGGGTGGAACTAAAGTTGTAATTGAATTAGGAGAAAATTTTAATAAATCAGAAGTTGATGAAATTGTAAAGAAGTATGCAGATGATGCAGTAACAAATGAAGTTGATAAAACTCAATATGAAATAAAGTCTAGAGATTTAGATACTTCTAAAGTAGCAGAATTATTTAAAGAGCTTAAAGAAAAATATAACTTAGAAGATAAGGCATTATTATCACAAGAGGAAATAGGAGCATCTATAGGTAAAGAATTAACAAGAAATTCTATTGTTGCATTAATTATAGCTTGTGGAGCAATGCTTATCTATATAGCATTTAGATTTAAAATGAATTATGGTATAGCAGCTTTATTAGCACTTTTACATGACGTTCTAATTACGTTAAGTATATTTGCAATATTTAATATACCAGTAAATACACCATTTATTGCATCTATATTAACTATAATAGGTTATTCAATAAACGATACTATAGTAATCTTTGATAGAATAAGAGAAAATTCAAAAAATATGAGAAGAGCCCCAGCTATTGAAATTGCAAATAAAAGTTTAACTCAAACTTTAGCTAGATCAATTAATACAACATTAACTACTTTATTTGTAATAGCTTCAGTTAATGTATTTGTACCAACAGTTAGAGAATTCTCATTCCCATTACTTATAGGTATAGCTTTTGGAGCATATTCATCATTATTCATAGCTTCACCAATATGGGTTATATTAAAGAATAGAGAAGAAAAGAAAAAAGAAATGAAAGTGGCATAATTGCTGAAAATATAACTTGATTTATAAACCTCCAAAATTTTTTTGGAGGTTTATTGTTTTTTTCGTAGAAAACATTTGTAATATAGTTAATTTTCAATTATAATATATGTGTTTTCTTAATTTTATGGAGGAGTTTATAATGCGCAAGTTTTGGGAGAGTATTTATAGTCCAAATTACATAACTGGATATAATCCCTTTATACTTAAAGATATGAACAAAGCTATTGAACGAATGGTAGAGGCTATAAATAATAGAAAAAAAATAGTTATTTATGGCGTGCCAAATGTAGATGGGCTATGTGCTATTGCATCATTGAGTTTAGTATTAAGATATTTAAATGCTGACGTTGAGTATATAATTAATGATGATGATTCAAATACTTCTGGAATTACATCTAATGATATAATAAATAATGTTAATTTTTTGGGGGGTCAGCTTCTAATAACTTTGGGGATAGATTTAAATTCAGAAGAAGAACAAATGCTTTGCAAAGATCTTGGTATAGATTTAATTGTTTTGGAAAATAAATTGATAAATATTGATAAAGGATACATATACATAAATCCAAATCAAAAATGCTGTCAATATAGATATAAAAATTTATCTATTAGTGGATTAGCATTTAAATTAATGCAGGCAATTGCAATATATTATAACATAAAAAGCATTAATAAATATTTGGATTTGATTTTAATTGGTGAACAATGGGCAGAAGTACCTTTGAAAGGTGAAAATGCTGTTATATTAAAAGAAGGAAGAAAATTTTTAATTAACACCAATAATCATGGATTAAGATCTATTATGGATTATTATGATATAATAGAAATGGATGAAAAGTGTATTTTAAAGATAATAGAGGTAATAACACCTACTATTAATGCAGTTAGAATGATGGACAATGCTCGTATAATTATTGAGTTATTAACTACAACTAAAAAAGAAAGAGCAGAACAAATAACTAAATATTTAAATAAATCAAAGATAACTATATAATAAAATGCTAGTAAAAATATTAATAAAGTTAATATTTCTACTTACTATAATTATATAGTTTCTAATTTTTAATAATGGAGGATTTGCTATGGATCTAAAAGAAAAAATAAGAATAATTGATGGTTTCCCAAAGGAAGGAATAAGCTTTAAGGATATTACAACTGCAATAGGGGATGGAGAAGCTTTAAAATATTCAATAGATAAAATGGTTGAGCATCTTAAAGATAAAAATATAGATTTAATTGTTGGACCAGAAGCTAGAGGATTTATTTATGGTGTACCGGTAGCATATGCTATGGGAATTGGATTTGTTCCAGTTAGAAAGCCTGGAAAGCTACCAGGAGAAACTGTTTCAGTTGATTATGATTTAGAATATGGTAAGGATACATTACAAATACACAAGGATTCAATAAAGAAAGGCCAAAGAGTAGCTATAGTTGATGATTTATTAGCAACTGGTGGAACAATAGAGGCTGTTGCAAAGCTTGTTGAAATAGCTGGTGGAGAAGTTGTATCTTTAGAATTTGCAATAGAATTAACAGACTTAAAAGGTAGAGATAAGTTAAAGGGCTATGATGTTATGTCATTAGTTCAATATGATATCTAAATTTATTGAAAATAGTAATTAAATATTATATAATAGAAACAATAGGATGGCTGGTTTTTTAAACCAGCCATTGATTTTAGAATTTAATGAGGCAAAAGGAGAGTTAATCCTAATGATTGAGAATCTATTACAAAAAATTGAAGAAAATTGTAATAATATAGATATTGAAGTTATAAAAAAGGCACATGATTTGGCTACAGAGGCACATAAGGAACAAAAGAGAGAATCAGGAGAGCCTTATGTAATTCACCCTATAGATGTTGCTTGTATTTTAGCAGAAATGGGAATGGATACAAGTACTATCGTAGCGGGATTACTCCATGATGTTATTGAAGATACTCATTATACATACGAAGATATAAGTGAAATGTTTAGTGAAGAGGTTGCAAATTTAGTTCAAGGAGTAACTAAATTAGGAAAAATAGAATATAAAACTAAAGAAGAGCAACAAGCGGATAACGTTAGAAAAATGTTGTTAGCTATGGCAAAGGATATAAGAGTTATAATAATTAAACTTGCTGATAGATTACATAATA from Clostridium septicum includes these protein-coding regions:
- a CDS encoding adenine phosphoribosyltransferase; the encoded protein is MDLKEKIRIIDGFPKEGISFKDITTAIGDGEALKYSIDKMVEHLKDKNIDLIVGPEARGFIYGVPVAYAMGIGFVPVRKPGKLPGETVSVDYDLEYGKDTLQIHKDSIKKGQRVAIVDDLLATGGTIEAVAKLVEIAGGEVVSLEFAIELTDLKGRDKLKGYDVMSLVQYDI